One genomic window of Candidatus Kuenenia stuttgartiensis includes the following:
- a CDS encoding Crp/Fnr family transcriptional regulator has translation MYETNIYLHLKNVPLFNSLANEQLKTLFRAGITKSFPKDHVIFYQHDHGDTFYIVITGKVKITLLNEDGKEIVLSLLKEGDFFGEMSLMDDETRSVSAVCVENTTLFLFTRNQFHKLISNYPGLLTKIFTEICSRLRHANKKIESLAFLDVCGRTIQLLQQLKLEQGEKTNAGIEISHAPTHKEIASMVGASRETITRIIKVLKDNNTLVSYKGRKVILREHANNLLI, from the coding sequence ATGTATGAAACGAATATATACTTACACTTAAAAAATGTGCCGTTATTTAATAGCCTCGCCAATGAGCAATTAAAAACACTTTTTAGAGCAGGCATTACTAAGAGTTTTCCAAAAGACCACGTAATTTTTTATCAACACGATCATGGAGATACATTTTATATTGTAATCACAGGAAAAGTAAAAATTACCCTTTTAAATGAAGACGGCAAGGAGATCGTGCTTTCGCTCTTAAAGGAAGGCGATTTTTTTGGTGAAATGTCGCTCATGGACGATGAAACACGGTCTGTAAGCGCAGTCTGTGTAGAAAACACCACATTGTTTTTGTTTACAAGAAATCAATTCCACAAACTTATTTCAAATTATCCAGGCTTATTGACAAAAATATTTACCGAAATATGCTCAAGGCTCAGACATGCAAATAAGAAGATTGAAAGTTTGGCTTTTTTGGACGTTTGCGGCAGAACAATACAATTACTCCAACAGTTAAAACTTGAGCAGGGTGAAAAAACAAATGCCGGCATTGAAATATCACATGCACCAACTCACAAAGAAATTGCCAGCATGGTCGGGGCATCACGGGAAACAATCACGAGAATTATTAAAGTGCTTAAGGATAACAATACACTTGTCTCTTACAAAGGTAGAAAAGTCATTTTAAGAGAACATGCCAATAATTTATTGATATAA
- a CDS encoding cytochrome b N-terminal domain-containing protein, with product MSKPGVSGNESQNTGILKEIIETNITRKLIPKGLSWLGCMGGLSLLAFLIQLGTGIFLMFYFIPSPNEAAASFQRVSHSVPYGWLIQRIHSVGPHIMIGMVFSHMLRIYFKGIYRHPRELHWVSGANLLILTLLMYYTGSFLKANTAAELSKFQLTCFYTLHIAGIPLAMMLFMGMHFFMVRKTGIYEQL from the coding sequence ATGTCTAAACCAGGCGTATCGGGAAATGAATCCCAAAACACGGGTATTTTAAAGGAAATCATCGAAACAAACATAACCAGGAAACTGATCCCTAAAGGATTAAGTTGGTTAGGGTGCATGGGTGGATTATCGCTGCTTGCTTTTTTAATCCAGTTGGGAACAGGCATATTTCTTATGTTCTATTTTATTCCCAGCCCGAATGAAGCGGCAGCAAGTTTTCAGCGTGTGAGCCATAGTGTTCCGTATGGATGGTTGATTCAGCGCATACATTCCGTTGGACCGCATATTATGATTGGAATGGTTTTCAGCCATATGCTCAGGATTTATTTTAAAGGAATTTACCGGCATCCAAGGGAATTACACTGGGTATCTGGGGCAAACCTCCTTATTTTAACACTGCTCATGTATTACACCGGCAGTTTTTTAAAGGCAAATACTGCCGCGGAATTATCGAAATTCCAACTTACTTGTTTTTACACATTACACATTGCCGGTATTCCGCTTGCAATGATGCTCTTTATGGGTATGCATTTTTTTATGGTGAGAAAGACCGGGATATATGAGCAATTATAA
- a CDS encoding nucleotide sugar dehydrogenase: MEKLLEKIKTKKAKIGIIGLGYVGLPLALEFVRSGYCVTGIDRNKDHVASLNRGKSYIGDVKDEDIAQFVEKRLFLVTDDASAISTLDAISICVPTPLTKTKDPDMSYIINVSQEIKKHMRKGQLLVLESTTYPGTTEELVLPILEGDTLRVGKDFYLAFSPERVDPGNKVYSIRNVPKVVGGVTKQCTELAMSLYGQIVEKIVPVTSTKVAEMVKLLENTFRSVNIALVNEIAVMAERIGIDVWEVIDAARTKPFGFMSFYPGPGLGGHCIPIDPLYLSWVAKKNGFELRFVALADQINSAMPEFVVEKITDALNNFEKSVKGSAIHILGVAYKKDVGDIRESPALEIMHQLKNKGAKLTYSDPYIPEINYHGLCTKSKTHTKEFFSKIDCSVIVTDHCCFDYDLIVSHSKLIVDTRNALKGVNRKHIFRL; the protein is encoded by the coding sequence ATGGAAAAATTGCTGGAAAAAATTAAAACAAAAAAGGCAAAAATAGGCATAATTGGTCTTGGTTATGTCGGCCTTCCCCTTGCGCTTGAGTTTGTGCGCAGCGGATACTGTGTGACAGGCATTGATAGAAACAAAGACCATGTCGCCTCTCTGAACAGGGGAAAATCATATATTGGGGATGTCAAAGACGAAGATATTGCGCAATTTGTAGAAAAAAGACTTTTTCTTGTAACTGATGACGCCTCTGCCATATCTACACTTGACGCCATAAGTATATGCGTGCCAACTCCTTTAACAAAAACGAAAGACCCCGACATGTCTTACATTATTAATGTCAGCCAGGAGATAAAAAAGCACATGCGCAAGGGTCAGCTTTTGGTATTGGAAAGCACCACCTATCCCGGTACAACCGAGGAGTTGGTCTTGCCGATATTAGAGGGTGATACACTCCGGGTCGGAAAGGATTTCTATCTTGCCTTTTCACCGGAACGGGTTGATCCGGGGAACAAAGTTTACAGTATCAGGAATGTTCCCAAAGTTGTGGGCGGCGTTACAAAACAATGCACAGAGCTAGCCATGAGTTTGTATGGACAGATCGTTGAAAAAATTGTCCCCGTTACATCCACAAAGGTTGCAGAAATGGTGAAATTACTGGAAAATACCTTTCGCAGCGTAAACATAGCGCTTGTAAATGAAATTGCCGTCATGGCAGAAAGGATTGGGATAGACGTCTGGGAAGTGATTGACGCTGCCAGGACAAAACCATTTGGATTCATGTCGTTTTATCCCGGACCTGGTCTGGGTGGGCATTGCATACCGATAGATCCGTTATATCTGTCCTGGGTTGCGAAAAAAAATGGCTTCGAATTGCGTTTTGTTGCGCTTGCCGACCAAATTAACAGTGCAATGCCTGAATTTGTTGTGGAAAAAATTACCGATGCGCTAAACAATTTTGAAAAAAGTGTAAAAGGTTCTGCAATACATATCCTCGGGGTTGCTTATAAAAAAGACGTCGGCGATATCCGGGAGTCCCCCGCATTGGAAATAATGCATCAATTAAAAAACAAGGGGGCGAAATTGACATATTCTGACCCGTATATCCCGGAAATCAACTATCACGGTCTTTGCACAAAATCAAAGACGCACACAAAAGAATTTTTTTCAAAAATTGATTGCAGTGTTATCGTAACGGATCACTGCTGTTTTGATTACGACTTAATCGTCTCCCATTCAAAGTTAATAGTGGATACCCGCAATGCTTTAAAAGGGGTTAACAGAAAACATATATTCCGACTCTAA
- a CDS encoding aspartate aminotransferase family protein — MNYIGPEAILQKKQEYLIPCVYHFYKKPMQIVRGEMQYLYDHKGKKYLDLYGGVSVMNAGHCNPEIVEKICAQVNTLQHTTTIYLTQPIADLAEKLSEITPGNLKRSFFCASGSEANEGAALISQLFTKKSKFVAIEQGLHGRTKLTMNLTGIPMWRTDPYPSGNVTHIPAAYCYRCAYGLTYPNCDLKCARRLEDVVRDGDFAALIIEPIQGNGGIITPPPEYFQLIREILNKYKVLLITDEVQTGFGRTGKMFAIEHWDVVPDIMCMAKALANGTPLGAFITNDAVASAYTRPGASTTGGNPVSATAALATIDVIENYRLVEKAKELGDYFKNALNDLQQKYRIIGDVRGMGLMLGVELVKEDKIPAFDETDNILEQLKDLGILAGRTGISRNVLTFQPPLVITQNDIDHLCMVLGIILSKVSDG; from the coding sequence GTGAACTACATAGGACCTGAAGCCATTCTTCAAAAGAAACAGGAATATCTTATTCCTTGTGTCTATCATTTTTATAAAAAGCCGATGCAGATCGTCCGGGGAGAGATGCAATATCTTTATGACCATAAAGGGAAAAAATATCTGGATCTTTATGGCGGCGTCTCGGTGATGAATGCGGGGCATTGCAATCCTGAAATTGTTGAAAAAATATGTGCACAGGTAAACACGCTGCAACATACTACGACAATATACCTGACACAACCCATTGCAGACCTTGCGGAGAAGTTATCGGAGATTACCCCGGGAAATCTAAAGCGGTCGTTTTTCTGCGCAAGCGGGTCAGAGGCAAATGAAGGCGCTGCGCTTATCTCACAGTTATTTACGAAAAAGAGCAAATTTGTCGCTATTGAGCAGGGTCTTCACGGACGTACAAAGCTGACGATGAACCTTACCGGCATTCCCATGTGGAGGACAGATCCGTATCCATCCGGTAATGTGACACACATCCCCGCTGCATACTGTTACCGCTGCGCCTACGGCCTTACCTATCCCAATTGCGATTTAAAGTGCGCCAGACGTCTTGAGGATGTTGTACGGGATGGAGATTTTGCCGCCTTAATAATTGAACCTATACAGGGAAACGGGGGAATTATTACACCGCCTCCAGAGTATTTTCAACTCATAAGGGAGATTCTCAATAAATATAAGGTACTCCTGATAACAGATGAAGTGCAGACGGGTTTTGGCCGTACCGGAAAAATGTTTGCCATTGAACATTGGGACGTTGTGCCTGATATTATGTGTATGGCAAAGGCATTGGCGAACGGAACACCCCTGGGCGCTTTTATTACCAATGACGCTGTTGCGTCGGCATATACCAGGCCCGGGGCTTCAACAACCGGGGGAAATCCCGTATCAGCAACCGCCGCACTTGCCACAATTGACGTCATTGAGAATTATCGTCTTGTTGAGAAGGCAAAAGAACTGGGCGATTATTTTAAAAACGCATTGAACGATTTGCAGCAAAAATACCGCATTATCGGCGACGTCAGAGGGATGGGCCTTATGCTGGGCGTGGAGCTGGTAAAAGAGGATAAAATCCCGGCGTTTGACGAAACAGATAATATTTTGGAACAGTTAAAGGATCTGGGGATCCTTGCGGGCAGGACAGGTATATCAAGAAATGTACTCACATTCCAACCACCTCTGGTGATTACACAAAACGACATCGACCACCTTTGCATGGTGTTAGGGATAATTTTATCAAAAGTATCAGATGGCTAA
- a CDS encoding peptidase U32 family protein has protein sequence MKQINNTVELLAPAGRWDAFTTVIESGADAVYIGGKRFNMRLHRSDFNFTDEQIAEAVTYAHSRNVKLYITVNNLLGNEEFATLANYLAFLQEIHIDAIIVQDLGVLHAIQNMDVSIPIHISTMMNIHNVESALTLKEQGVKRIVTSRDIPLSLVKEIHEKADIEVEYFIHGDLCICHSGQCYSSGVLFGKSANRGECMKPCRWHYTLVESNSGQTIGNLPSGYLLAIKDMCLLKHIPDLIHAGVCSFKIEGRMRHADYLREIVGIYRHAIDTYRDDPMSYAMNSSSYEQLYQSRVRDFTTAMSFTPSSASLVDISGEREPLFLSRAAKERSLAKEDIYDNPFETAEHYSMEHEITVIPQLSVNVGSISALIAALDEGADQIIVNAEGSQFRKQVWTKLLRKEACDRTKDAGKIIRFGTPRITTAIEMNDVRWLYEQAVSLKVDGVLVHNLGTARLAKEYGLKPIADYSLNILNSTALRFLEKRGICGVTASLECSYSTLKQLVQNAAVPVECVAHGPVTGMILEHCIPAMITSRSHKKDHCRQVCQYMGYALRDERGEIRPIETDQYCRNHILLARDICVLPYLGAFVQTGVKVLRIEAQYYEEAFIKTLVGLYRKYLNIANEYSGLSLPIQEGDWDMLAKESPRGFNLGGYVQDITHSRSTAAVMRSIK, from the coding sequence ATGAAACAAATAAATAATACCGTTGAACTGCTTGCGCCTGCCGGGCGATGGGACGCTTTTACCACAGTAATAGAATCGGGAGCGGATGCCGTCTATATTGGCGGCAAGAGATTTAATATGAGACTGCACAGGTCTGATTTTAATTTTACCGACGAACAAATTGCCGAGGCAGTCACATACGCACACTCAAGAAATGTAAAACTCTATATTACTGTTAATAACCTTCTCGGCAATGAAGAGTTTGCAACGCTCGCCAATTACCTTGCATTTTTACAGGAAATACACATTGACGCAATAATAGTCCAGGATTTGGGAGTGCTTCATGCAATACAAAACATGGATGTTTCGATACCAATTCACATCAGCACAATGATGAACATTCATAATGTTGAATCTGCCTTGACGCTGAAGGAACAGGGAGTCAAACGTATTGTTACGTCCAGGGATATCCCTCTTTCCCTTGTAAAGGAAATCCATGAAAAGGCGGACATCGAGGTTGAGTACTTCATTCATGGCGACCTTTGCATTTGCCATAGCGGACAATGCTATTCCAGCGGAGTGCTTTTTGGCAAAAGTGCGAATCGCGGCGAATGTATGAAACCATGCAGATGGCATTATACGCTCGTGGAAAGTAATTCGGGACAAACAATAGGCAATTTGCCCTCCGGTTATCTGCTTGCAATAAAAGACATGTGTTTGCTGAAACACATCCCTGACCTTATCCATGCCGGTGTATGCTCGTTTAAGATCGAGGGGAGGATGAGACATGCAGATTATTTAAGAGAAATCGTAGGTATCTATCGTCACGCCATTGATACTTACAGGGATGACCCAATGTCCTACGCCATGAATTCTTCATCATACGAGCAGCTTTATCAGAGCCGTGTACGGGATTTTACAACGGCAATGTCCTTTACGCCATCCTCCGCTTCTCTTGTTGATATTTCCGGGGAACGTGAACCTCTTTTTTTAAGCCGTGCGGCAAAAGAAAGGTCGCTTGCAAAAGAAGATATCTATGATAATCCTTTCGAAACGGCAGAACACTATTCTATGGAGCATGAAATAACCGTTATTCCTCAGTTATCGGTAAACGTAGGGTCAATAAGCGCTTTGATTGCAGCGTTGGATGAAGGCGCTGACCAGATTATCGTAAATGCGGAAGGCTCACAGTTTAGAAAACAGGTATGGACAAAGCTACTGCGGAAAGAAGCATGTGACAGGACAAAAGACGCAGGGAAAATAATAAGATTCGGTACTCCGCGCATAACAACCGCAATAGAAATGAACGACGTTCGATGGCTGTATGAGCAAGCCGTTTCACTGAAAGTGGATGGTGTCCTTGTTCACAATCTTGGAACCGCAAGATTGGCAAAAGAATATGGATTAAAACCTATTGCGGATTATTCATTAAACATACTCAACTCCACCGCATTGCGCTTTTTAGAAAAAAGAGGGATTTGCGGCGTCACCGCTTCACTGGAGTGTTCTTATTCAACGCTGAAACAATTGGTACAAAATGCAGCAGTCCCCGTTGAATGCGTTGCCCATGGCCCTGTTACCGGCATGATTCTTGAACATTGTATCCCTGCCATGATTACATCGAGGTCACATAAAAAAGATCACTGCAGGCAGGTCTGCCAATACATGGGATACGCGCTGAGAGATGAAAGAGGTGAAATACGCCCTATCGAAACGGATCAATACTGCCGTAATCACATTTTACTCGCCAGGGATATTTGCGTGTTGCCGTATCTTGGCGCATTTGTACAAACAGGCGTAAAGGTATTGAGGATCGAAGCGCAATATTATGAAGAGGCTTTCATAAAAACCCTTGTTGGCTTGTATCGAAAGTATTTAAATATTGCAAATGAATATTCCGGCCTTTCATTGCCAATACAAGAAGGCGATTGGGACATGCTGGCAAAAGAAAGTCCGAGGGGGTTTAATTTGGGTGGATATGTACAAGACATAACCCATTCCCGGAGTACTGCAGCGGTAATGAGAAGTATAAAATAG
- a CDS encoding class I adenylate-forming enzyme family protein, with the protein MIKNILTTKKRKSRFPLRKRQKGLQYIKEVCCTLPEILERYAAEIPNKTAIIYHHKKINYHGYNTLANSLANELLNIGVKRGDRIGLMLPRIPELVISFMGIAKAGAIVAPINYELTEEGIRAIFKNIMPACLIVHSTHIEQAIRALPQNTDIPIILVGEYTGCGIPWNDIINGGKTDNPNLDIQTHEVVYLNYTSGSTGNSKGAETTHSNIYWNTIAAIDILGLKSDDIHLCMFAPFAHPHEIFARSLFLGGTITLVEKIYPKSIANAISSCKVTCMMGLAPLYENLLDVLEHGMFDVSSLRIPESGGMYTRTNLIEKFKQKTGVPIIPVWGSTETTGIAIANRPGDDIPKRSIGKPCPTYEIKIVDENNNELTHGEIGEMIFKGPAVVQNYYGNAGNTCSQDGWYHSGDLGMKDENGYFYFIERKSGMMKVAGLKVYPQEIERVLLEHPSIKEIAVISVKDRLRGEIPKAVAVLQPGENVKEHEILNFCKDRLPHYKLPRIIEIRKDIPKSGSGKINKNSLILEHV; encoded by the coding sequence ATGATTAAAAACATCTTAACAACAAAGAAAAGAAAAAGCAGGTTTCCGCTCCGTAAAAGACAGAAAGGATTGCAATACATAAAAGAAGTATGTTGCACTTTACCGGAAATATTAGAACGCTATGCCGCTGAGATTCCGAATAAAACGGCCATCATCTATCATCACAAAAAGATCAATTACCATGGATACAACACGTTGGCAAACAGCCTGGCAAATGAATTGTTGAACATAGGAGTGAAAAGAGGCGACCGGATAGGTTTAATGCTCCCAAGAATTCCTGAACTTGTGATAAGCTTCATGGGAATCGCCAAAGCCGGGGCCATAGTTGCGCCAATTAATTACGAGCTGACAGAAGAAGGCATACGCGCCATTTTCAAAAATATTATGCCTGCGTGTTTGATAGTCCACAGCACGCATATTGAACAAGCAATTCGGGCCTTGCCTCAAAATACCGATATACCCATTATTCTTGTGGGGGAATATACGGGATGCGGCATACCATGGAATGATATTATAAACGGCGGGAAAACAGATAACCCTAATCTTGACATTCAGACGCATGAGGTTGTTTATTTAAATTATACATCAGGCTCTACGGGAAATTCAAAAGGGGCGGAAACTACACATTCCAACATATATTGGAATACCATTGCCGCAATCGACATACTGGGATTGAAGAGTGATGATATACATCTTTGCATGTTTGCCCCCTTTGCCCATCCCCATGAAATATTTGCCCGTTCGCTTTTCCTTGGTGGAACGATTACGCTTGTTGAAAAGATTTATCCCAAATCAATAGCGAATGCAATTTCATCCTGTAAAGTAACCTGTATGATGGGCCTTGCCCCTTTGTATGAAAACTTACTGGATGTTCTCGAACATGGAATGTTTGATGTTAGTTCTCTCAGAATTCCGGAAAGCGGGGGCATGTACACCCGTACAAACCTTATAGAAAAATTTAAACAAAAAACAGGCGTCCCGATTATTCCCGTATGGGGCAGTACCGAAACTACCGGAATCGCTATTGCCAATCGCCCTGGCGACGATATCCCAAAACGCTCAATCGGGAAACCATGTCCAACATATGAGATAAAAATTGTTGACGAAAATAATAATGAACTTACTCATGGAGAAATCGGAGAGATGATCTTCAAAGGACCGGCAGTTGTGCAAAATTATTATGGCAATGCCGGCAATACCTGTTCTCAAGACGGATGGTACCACAGCGGCGACCTTGGAATGAAGGACGAAAACGGCTATTTTTATTTTATAGAGAGAAAATCGGGGATGATGAAGGTCGCCGGATTAAAGGTGTATCCGCAGGAAATTGAGCGCGTTTTGCTGGAACATCCTTCTATAAAAGAAATAGCGGTTATTTCTGTAAAAGACAGATTGAGGGGAGAAATACCAAAGGCAGTTGCCGTGCTTCAGCCGGGGGAGAATGTAAAAGAACACGAAATCCTGAATTTTTGTAAAGACCGGTTGCCTCATTATAAACTCCCAAGAATAATCGAAATCAGGAAAGATATCCCCAAAAGCGGCAGCGGTAAAATAAATAAAAACAGTTTAATCCTGGAGCATGTATGA
- the glyS gene encoding glycine--tRNA ligase subunit beta, which produces MTDLLFEIGTEEIPAGYITPALNQIKTLFGERFKYFRLTFQSIYCTGTPRRLVVFIKGLPEEQESVTEEIQGPSVAIAFDKAGNLTKAGLGFAKSQGIESNTLQTKKTAKGEYCIAIKQITGEKTLHLLPGILEEIIQKTSFPKSMKWKTNNLFFARPIRSLLALFGNKVVPLEINGIKAGNVFSGHPFLSGKKIEIQVADWEQYKQLLKQEKVIVDIPERRNILKEKITKLMKQHGATFDDESLLDEVANLVEYPNAVTCSFDDKFLDIPDIVIETAMKEHQRYFPVKKADGKLINKFIVALNRDEPNENYPIQGNERVLKARLYDARFFWKEDRKIPLEKRVEDLKQLVFLEKLGNYYERTGRIVALTDYLSKQLIRFNHPDFSIADIDAAKRAALLCKTDLLTQMVGEFPSLQGIMGREYAAWDGEEPAVALAIEEHYLPRFAADKIPSSIIGAIVGLADKFDTISGCFALGLHPTGSQDPYSLRRHAYGIIRIIEEHGFTLMLEEVLGQSLSILMSQTQSSLFTSDKLIPEIKNFFRERLFHTNIEKGCSHDLVNAVLNAGAGFDDMYDFLQRLKDVSMLSKEKYWPDLVSVVERTFNISKKVKGEGMVSTNLLNEKEELQLWEIYTANEAKIRTMIQDKKYVEASFTYNEVFAEPVHAFFEKVFVNVEDMEIRNNRLLLLREINQLYSEKIADLSQIIMTEKD; this is translated from the coding sequence ATGACTGATCTGCTTTTTGAAATAGGTACTGAAGAAATTCCTGCCGGTTATATAACGCCCGCACTCAATCAGATAAAAACATTATTCGGTGAACGTTTCAAATATTTCCGTCTGACATTTCAAAGCATTTACTGTACGGGAACACCAAGGAGGCTGGTAGTTTTTATCAAAGGCCTGCCGGAAGAACAGGAAAGCGTCACAGAAGAAATACAAGGCCCTTCTGTTGCAATTGCCTTTGATAAGGCGGGAAATCTTACAAAGGCGGGCTTAGGGTTCGCAAAATCACAAGGCATAGAGAGCAACACCCTCCAAACAAAAAAAACCGCAAAGGGAGAATATTGTATTGCAATAAAACAGATTACGGGGGAAAAGACGCTGCATCTATTGCCTGGCATTCTGGAAGAAATTATTCAAAAAACATCCTTCCCGAAATCAATGAAATGGAAAACCAACAACCTTTTTTTCGCCAGGCCGATACGCTCCCTCCTTGCATTATTCGGCAATAAGGTTGTTCCGCTTGAGATAAATGGCATAAAGGCGGGAAATGTTTTTTCAGGTCACCCTTTTCTGTCAGGGAAAAAGATTGAAATCCAGGTTGCAGACTGGGAGCAGTATAAGCAGTTGCTTAAACAGGAGAAAGTTATTGTAGATATACCGGAAAGGCGCAATATACTGAAAGAAAAAATAACGAAACTAATGAAACAGCACGGGGCAACATTTGATGATGAATCATTGCTGGATGAGGTTGCCAATCTGGTAGAATATCCCAATGCCGTAACATGCAGTTTCGACGATAAATTTCTTGATATTCCCGATATAGTGATAGAGACGGCAATGAAAGAACACCAGAGATACTTTCCTGTTAAAAAAGCAGACGGAAAGCTGATAAATAAATTCATCGTGGCGCTGAACCGCGACGAACCTAACGAAAACTACCCCATACAGGGCAATGAACGTGTTCTGAAAGCGAGGCTTTATGACGCAAGATTTTTCTGGAAAGAAGACAGAAAAATTCCCCTTGAAAAACGTGTAGAAGACTTAAAACAGCTTGTCTTCCTTGAAAAACTCGGCAATTACTACGAGAGAACCGGCAGGATTGTTGCCCTGACCGATTACCTGTCAAAACAATTAATCAGATTTAATCATCCCGATTTTAGTATTGCTGATATTGATGCTGCAAAACGCGCAGCACTACTATGCAAGACAGACCTCCTCACCCAGATGGTTGGCGAATTCCCATCATTACAGGGAATTATGGGCAGGGAATATGCCGCATGGGACGGAGAAGAACCCGCTGTTGCACTGGCGATAGAAGAGCATTATCTGCCCCGCTTTGCAGCGGATAAAATCCCGTCTTCAATAATCGGCGCTATCGTTGGACTTGCCGATAAGTTTGATACGATATCCGGTTGTTTTGCCCTTGGATTGCATCCAACGGGGTCGCAGGATCCTTATTCTCTGAGGCGCCATGCCTACGGAATAATTCGTATCATAGAGGAGCATGGATTCACCTTGATGCTTGAAGAAGTTCTTGGCCAGTCATTATCCATACTCATGTCCCAGACACAAAGCTCTTTATTTACTTCTGACAAATTAATACCGGAAATAAAGAACTTCTTCAGAGAGCGATTATTCCATACAAATATTGAAAAGGGCTGTAGTCATGATCTCGTAAACGCTGTTTTGAATGCGGGCGCAGGGTTTGACGATATGTATGATTTTTTACAGAGATTAAAGGACGTTTCCATGCTTTCAAAAGAAAAATACTGGCCAGACCTGGTATCTGTGGTGGAAAGGACATTCAACATAAGCAAAAAGGTAAAAGGCGAGGGGATGGTTAGTACAAACTTATTAAACGAAAAAGAAGAACTGCAATTGTGGGAAATTTACACCGCTAATGAAGCAAAAATCAGAACCATGATTCAGGATAAGAAATATGTTGAAGCCTCGTTTACGTATAACGAAGTTTTTGCTGAACCGGTGCATGCGTTTTTCGAAAAGGTTTTTGTAAATGTTGAAGACATGGAGATTCGCAATAATCGATTATTGCTGTTAAGGGAAATTAATCAATTATACTCGGAGAAAATAGCCGACCTCTCACAAATAATTATGACAGAAAAGGATTGA